The Rothia sp. SD9660Na DNA segment GCCCGCGGGCACGGCATCGGTTCCCACCTGCTCGATTACCGCCGTGAACGTCTGGGCGAGATGCCCGCCTACCTAGAGGCCTCCACCTACCGGTCAGCCTCCCTCTACGCCCGTCACGGGTTTGTTGAGCTCTTCCGCTTCAAGGGCGGCAAGCCCGCCCTGGGGATGCTGCACCCGGCACCGGTGAGCCAGGTGTCGCTTCACGACCACCATAGAAGCAATTAATATTCTTTTTTCTCTGCTTCGGGGGCGCTCATGAGTGCGCTATGTGTCAAAGAATAGAGATCATTGAGAGGTAGGGCAAGGGCGTTAGCTTACGCCATCGCGCTCTCTGCCCAGAGCAAGGAGCGGGTGCTTGACCCTTCATGTAGGCTCACCGGGAGCACATCGCTTCCGGTGAGCTCTTTTTCTTCCTCGTTCATGGCGTGCATGAGCTGGGCGATAGCTCGCTGGGCCATTGCGTCGATGGGCTGTACCACGGTGGTCAGCTCGGGCAGAAGGGCCCGGCTGGTTTCAGTCCCGTCAAAGCCGATGACCTGCAAGTCATCGGGCACCTGCCGCCCTGCCGTCCGGGCATAGCCCAGCACCATGGCTGCGTAGACGTCGTTGGAGGCAAAAACCGCATCAACCTGCGGGTGCTCAGCGAGATAGGTATGAATGCGATCGCGTTTGGTGGCCTGCGGGGTGGTAAAACCCAACTCGAGAATCTGGGGGGCGTAGCCTGCTTCGGTGATGGCTAGCTGGTAGCCGCGCTGGCGGGCGTTGTCGGGGGAGATGGTTGAGGTGATGTGCAGGACGTTGGTGGCACCTCCGTCCAGGAGCAGGCGGGTAGCTCGGTAGGCGCCGTTGAAGTTATCGCAACTGATGTTGGGGCCTCGGCCGGTCTCTTGCCGGTCGATGGTAATCAGGGGAGCGCCCAGGTGGGGGAAGTTGGCGACGACCTGGGAATGAGCGCCGGTAATGACTCCGTCGACCTGGTTGGCAATGAGCATGTCCAGGTAGCGCTGCTCTGACTCGGGGTGGTCGTTGGAGTTGCAGAGAATGGTTTTGTATCCGATGTCAGCTAGATGGGATTCGATGCGGTAGGCCATCTCACCGTAGAAGGGGTTGGCAACCGAGGGGAAGACCAGGCCGATGAGCTGGCTTTTTTGCCCCTGGAGGGAGCGAGCGATAGCGTTGGGCCGGTAGCCCAGCTGTTGCATGGCGTCGAAAACTTTGACGCGGGTGGCTTCGGAAAGGTAGCCCCGGTTATTGAGTACCCGGGAGACGGTGGTGGGGGAGACGCCTGCCAGTGCAGCGACATCGCCAAGCTTTGGTTTGGGCACGCGGTGCTCCGGTCTGTTGGGGGTGGGCTCGGGCTGTTCTTAATTATAGGGCCTGTCTAACAGGCCCTGAGAAGCGTTGAGCTGTGTGATGGAAGCTAAGCTGTGCTCTGAGACTGACGGCGTTGCCCCGGTAAGGGGCTAGCTGGGAAGAGTAAGGTAGGAGACAGCCTGACCGGATGCAGCTCCGTCTGGTGGGATGAGCGCCAGGGCGTCGGCGGTGGCAAAGGAAGTGAGCATATGGGACTGGGTCTTGGGCAGGGGGGTAAGCTTTCTGCCCTCGGGGGTGGTAGTAAGGGTAGCTGGTAGCAGGCGCAGGTCGTGTTTGCGGTAGCCGGGTACCGGGTGGGTGAGGACGCCTTCGGCCAGCTCGGCTAGGGGAGCACCAGTGGCGCCGGTGAGCCAGGGTGGCAGGTAGGAGTAGAGGGCGGTATAGGCAGCTAGGGGGTTGCCGGGTAGGCCGAGGACGAGAGGGGAGGTTGGGTTGCTCTTGGCCGGCAGGCGGGCGGCCAGGGCCGGGTGGCCGGGACGGATGGTGACGGATTCGAAGAGGTAGCTTGCACCTAGGTCGGCTAGGGCGCGGCGCACCCAGTCTGCGGTGGAGGTAGAGGAGCCGCCGGTAATAAGTAGCAGGTCGGCGCCGGTGGTGGTGAGCCAGTTGGTGAGCTGGGTTTTGCTGTCGGGCAGACGGCAGATGCTGCTAACGCTGGCTCCCAGGTTTTCGATGATGTGGGGGAAGGCCATAGAGTAGGCGTCGCGCACCTGGCCTGGGCCAGGGAGGCCGGAGGTAATTATTTCGTTGCCGGTGTAGGCGATAGCGACGGTGGGGCGGGCGGTGACGGTGAGGGTGTCAAGGCCGAGGGTGGCAAGGGCTCCGAGATGACGGGCGGTAATGGGTGTTCCCGCGGGAAGTGCCGTGCTGTTGGCTGAAAGTTCTTCACCCGCCCGTCGGATGTCGGCACCGGGGGCTGGGCAGCCCCGGTTAAAAATCTTGGGGTCGGGTCTGAGCGTGTTGCCGTCTGCTAGGGCGTGTTCCTGGCGAAGCACGCCGTCGGTGCCCGGGGGTATGAGCCCGCCGGTCAGAACGGGGGTAGCCTGGCCGGGGGTAAGGGGCAGAACTCGCTGGTGGATATTCTCGCCCTCTGCTGCTGGCGGGTGGGTGAGCAGCTGCCAGGGTGGGGCACCGGCGGTGGCGTAGCCGTCCATAGCTGAGGAATCATAGTGGGGCACCGGCAGCAGGGCGCGGGCGTCCTTGCTCAGGGTTCTGCCGATAGCCTCCTGGGCGAGGGGTACCTCTTCATCGGTTCGGGCAAGGGTCGCCCCTGCCTGGTGTAGGAGCTGCCTGGCCTGCTGCCAGCTGGTGTGGTGCACGGTGCTGTCCTTAGGGGGTAGGGGGAACCTGGGTGTAGCCAGCAGTGCGGGCGGCTTCCCAGGTGTCGACGTCGGCGGTGAGTTCGGCGGGCAGTTCTAGCTCGGCGGGTGCAAGGGGGCTGAGAAAACGGCGGACGGAGGCGTTTGCGGTTTCTCCCTCAAAGGCCGGGACCAGGGAGGTAGCCCGGTAGATTCCCAGCAGGGGCTGAGTGATACCCTCCGCCACAGCCCAGTAGCCGCTAAGCTGTTCCGGCGCGGATGCCGCCGCCTCAAGGAGCAGGGGAACTGCGGCCCCAACGCGGGGCAGGTCGCAGGAAAGAACTAGCACCCAGTGCTGGGAGGAGCTCAAGAGGCCCGGGTTGGTTTTCTTGAGGGCGCTCAGCCCAGCGGAGATCCCAGCTGCTGGCCCGCCGAAGGCTGGTTCTTCCCGGGTTTGGAACACACCGCTGGGCAGAGTAAGGTCTGCTGGACCCACCACAATGCGGGCGCTAGCCCCGGCGCAGGCTGCTAGGGCCTGCTCAAGCAGGGTGGACGAGCCATTCGACAAGAGGGCCTTGGGCACCCCTCCGAGGCGGGAGGAGCGTCCGCCTGCCAAAATCAAGGCCGAATACTTCATATCGGTCATACGTGCTGCCTATCCACCAGCAAAGGGGGGTAGGACGTCCAGGCGCTGGGCCCCTTGCAGGAGTTTTGCATCATCGAGGGAATCTGCGCTCGCTGCAACCCCGTCTACCAGGAAGGTGCAGCGTGGCAGAATATCTGCCAGGGTCTGACCTGAGGGAGTAGCCCCGGTAAATTCGCGCGCTAGGTAGGCCTGGAGACCGGCGAGTGTGGGGTTGGGGAGCTGCTCTAGCTCAACCATCACACCGGGTAGGCCAGCTGCCGCCCGGGCCGCAGCGAAGAAGTTAATCTGCATGTCTTTTACCTTTATATCGTTGTACAGGTGGTGGGCTTGTAGGGGCTAGTTGGCCATGACTAGCCGCCGATGGCGCTCATGGATCGAGTAGGTTGGGTGAAGTCGGGGGTGTCGAAACCGACGGTATCCTTGCCGTGGGCCTTGGGCTTGACCCACATGGCTCCGCGCCAGATCTGGGCCAGTTCAGTATCGCTGGCTCCGCCGCGCAGGGCGCCCATGAGGTCGGTTTCGGTCAGGGAGAAGAGACAGGAGCGTACCTTGCCGTCGGCGGTGATGCGGGTGCGAGTACAGGCTGAGCAGAAGGGCTCGGTGACTGAGGCGATAATGCCTACCTGACCCAGGGGCTCTGCTGCGCCAGTGTGACCCAGCGGGTAGACGTCCCAGAGGGCTGCGGGGGAGGCCCCGCGCGGACGCCCGTGAGGCAGCAGGTCGTAGTGGTCGGCTAGGCGCTGGCGGATTTGCTCGGCGGTGATGGTGCCTTCGCGGGTCCAGTTATGGTCGGCATCCAGGGGCATCTGTTCGATGAAGCGGAGCTGGTAGCCGCCCTCTAAAGCCCAGGTGAGGAGTTCATGGCCCTGATCATCGTTGACGCCGGCCATGAGGACCGCGTTGATTTTGAGGGGGGTGAGCCCGGCGGCAGCTGCGGCTTCAATACCTGTGAGTACCGAGGCTAGCTTATCCCTGCGGGTGAGCTGCGCGAATGTTTCGGGGCAGATGGTATCGAGGGAGACATTGACCCGGTTGAGCCCGGCCTGAACCAGGGCATCTACCTTTTTATCGAGTCCGATGCCGTTGGTCGTCAGGGCGATGGGCAGATGGGGGTGTTCGGCGCGGACGGCAGCAATAATATCGGTGAGGTCAGCTCGTACTAGGGGCTCGCCACCGGTAAAGCGTACCTCTTCGATTCCTAGGTCTCGCACACCTACCCTTACCAGGCGGGTGACCTCATCGAGGGTTAGAAGCTGTGTGCCGGGCAGCCAGTTGAGGCCTTCAGCGGGCATGCAGTAGACACAGCGCAGGTTGCACTTGTCCATCAGGGAAATGCGGAGGTCTGTGGCGGTTCGTCCCCAGCGGTCGGCAAGAGGCCCGGTGGTGGGCAGGTCCGGGTGTGCAGCTGCACTGGCACCGCCGGTCACAACTGGGATGGAAGAACCCAGGGGCACCGGGGGTTTGGGGGCTGAAGACTGGGGCATACCCGCACTTTCACAAATCTTAATCGGCATTTCAGATGTAATATTTAGCCTAGCTAAACCGGGTGAAGAACACCACCTGGCTCTACACTAATCTATAGATAAAGACCCCACCACTGCCACTGTTACCCCGTCATCGGAGACCCCATGCGCCGCCTGAGCACCCTTCTCGTCCCTCTTTTGCTGGGCCTGACCGCCTGCGGGGGAGCAGCAAGCTCCCCACAGGGGCAGGACGCTGAAGTTCAGCTCTTTGCTGCGGCCTCCTTGGGGGCTGTGGGTGATGAGCTCATAGCAGCCTACCGTCAAGAAAACCCGCAGGTCTCTATCACTGCCACCTACGCAGGGTCATCCCAATTGGTTACGCAGATGGTCGAAGGCACTACCCCCGACCTGCTCATTACAGCCGATAGCACTACCATGGACCAGGCCCTCGAAAAGGTTGAAGAGCTCGCCGCTGCAACCCCTGAGACTATTGCCACCAATGCCCTAGTACTGGCAACTGCCCCAGGTAACCCTGCCGCCATTGATAGCCTTGATGACCTGGCCGCACCCGGCGTCCTGACCGCTATCTGCGCCGAGCAAGTGCCCTGCGGACGCCTGGCCCACCAGGAACTTACCCGCCAGGGTGTAGCGCCAGCCACCTCCACCGAAGAAGCTAACGTCTCGGCAGTTGCCACCAAGGTAGCCACCGGCCAGGTGGATGCCGGCTTCATCTACTCCACCGACGCCACCGCTATCTCAGCCACCGACGATATCACCGTCATCACCCTGCCCCAGGTTGAACGCAACGCCTACCCCCTAGCCCTCACCAGCAGCGGTCAAGGTAAGGAAAGTGCCCAAAACTTTGCGAACTGGCTGACGACCTCAGGTGCCGCCGCCCAGATTCTTACCGACTACGGCTTCGAACCTGCCTAAACTAGAACCATGAGCACCCCCGGTTCCGCACCCCCACCGCCAAGAGTGCGGGTCAGCCCCTTTACTTCCGTCCCCGTGCACGCTGTGCTCCCCACCCTGCTCACCCTGGCACTCGTCGCGGGTCCCCTACTGTCCCTCCTGGTTCGTACGCCCTGGGGGAGTCTGCCCCAGCTACTGGCAGAACCAGCTGCCCTGGCTGCCGTCCGGCTCTCGGTGCTCACCGCTCTAGCTGCTACCGCTGTATCAGCCCTGCTAGGCACCCCTACAGCCCTAGTACTGGCCACGGTTCTCGAGCAGTCTCGCGCTCGCCGCCTGAGCTGGGTACTCTACGGGCTGATCTACACCCCCATCATCTTCTCCCCGGTGGTCTCTGGTCTGGCCCTGCTCTTTTTCTGGGGCAGGCGAGGGCTGCTCGGTTCCTGGCTTGAAACGGCAGGCCTCTCGGTGGCCTACACCCCGCTGGCTGTGGTTCTGGCTCAAACCTTTGTGGCCCTGCCCTTCTTTGTGGCCACCCTGGTCACCACCCTGCGAGCGCTGCCCCCTGAATACGCCGAGATTGCCCGGCTTGAGGGGGCGAGCCCCACCGAGGTTACTACCCGTGTGCTCTTACCCCTGGCTGCTCCCGGCCTGCTGACGGCAGCCGTCCTGACCTTTGCCCGCGCCCTGGGGGAGTACGGTGCCACCGTCACCTTCGCCGGGAATGTTGAGGGTGTGACCCGCACTCTTCCGCTGGCTATCGACCTGGCTTTAAGCTCTAACCGCATGGACGCTGCCCTGGGGGCGGCGCTCATGCTGATCGCCCTCTACCTGGGCCTGCTGGCCGCCGGAGCCTTTGCCCTCTGGCTGGGCCGACTGAAAGGAAACCGCCGAGCATGACACAAGCCCAAGAGACCCTTAACCGGCTGCTCCCCGCGGGGGAGAGTATTGCGCCGGGCACCTATGCTGCCCGTGTGCGTGAACTGGTAGCTGCTACCGTCACCCTCACCAGTCAGCGGTTACCCCTCCAGCAGGCTGCCGGCCGCCAGCTCGCAGAACCCCTCTACGCCTTGATTCCACAGCCCTCCTTCGTCAACTCCCAGATGGACGGCTACGCTCTGACCAGTAGTGCGGCGCAGGGGGAAGCTCGTATCTTTCGGGTGGGGCCCGATATTCCCGCCGGGGCGCCTGTGAGCGGGCTGCCGGTGGCTGATGATG contains these protein-coding regions:
- a CDS encoding LacI family DNA-binding transcriptional regulator, giving the protein MPKPKLGDVAALAGVSPTTVSRVLNNRGYLSEATRVKVFDAMQQLGYRPNAIARSLQGQKSQLIGLVFPSVANPFYGEMAYRIESHLADIGYKTILCNSNDHPESEQRYLDMLIANQVDGVITGAHSQVVANFPHLGAPLITIDRQETGRGPNISCDNFNGAYRATRLLLDGGATNVLHITSTISPDNARQRGYQLAITEAGYAPQILELGFTTPQATKRDRIHTYLAEHPQVDAVFASNDVYAAMVLGYARTAGRQVPDDLQVIGFDGTETSRALLPELTTVVQPIDAMAQRAIAQLMHAMNEEEKELTGSDVLPVSLHEGSSTRSLLWAESAMA
- the moaA gene encoding GTP 3',8-cyclase MoaA gives rise to the protein MPQSSAPKPPVPLGSSIPVVTGGASAAAHPDLPTTGPLADRWGRTATDLRISLMDKCNLRCVYCMPAEGLNWLPGTQLLTLDEVTRLVRVGVRDLGIEEVRFTGGEPLVRADLTDIIAAVRAEHPHLPIALTTNGIGLDKKVDALVQAGLNRVNVSLDTICPETFAQLTRRDKLASVLTGIEAAAAAGLTPLKINAVLMAGVNDDQGHELLTWALEGGYQLRFIEQMPLDADHNWTREGTITAEQIRQRLADHYDLLPHGRPRGASPAALWDVYPLGHTGAAEPLGQVGIIASVTEPFCSACTRTRITADGKVRSCLFSLTETDLMGALRGGASDTELAQIWRGAMWVKPKAHGKDTVGFDTPDFTQPTRSMSAIGG
- a CDS encoding ABC transporter permease subunit produces the protein MSTPGSAPPPPRVRVSPFTSVPVHAVLPTLLTLALVAGPLLSLLVRTPWGSLPQLLAEPAALAAVRLSVLTALAATAVSALLGTPTALVLATVLEQSRARRLSWVLYGLIYTPIIFSPVVSGLALLFFWGRRGLLGSWLETAGLSVAYTPLAVVLAQTFVALPFFVATLVTTLRALPPEYAEIARLEGASPTEVTTRVLLPLAAPGLLTAAVLTFARALGEYGATVTFAGNVEGVTRTLPLAIDLALSSNRMDAALGAALMLIALYLGLLAAGAFALWLGRLKGNRRA
- a CDS encoding NTP transferase domain-containing protein: MTDMKYSALILAGGRSSRLGGVPKALLSNGSSTLLEQALAACAGASARIVVGPADLTLPSGVFQTREEPAFGGPAAGISAGLSALKKTNPGLLSSSQHWVLVLSCDLPRVGAAVPLLLEAAASAPEQLSGYWAVAEGITQPLLGIYRATSLVPAFEGETANASVRRFLSPLAPAELELPAELTADVDTWEAARTAGYTQVPPTP
- a CDS encoding MoaD/ThiS family protein gives rise to the protein MQINFFAAARAAAGLPGVMVELEQLPNPTLAGLQAYLAREFTGATPSGQTLADILPRCTFLVDGVAASADSLDDAKLLQGAQRLDVLPPFAGG
- a CDS encoding molybdopterin molybdotransferase MoeA, which produces MHHTSWQQARQLLHQAGATLARTDEEVPLAQEAIGRTLSKDARALLPVPHYDSSAMDGYATAGAPPWQLLTHPPAAEGENIHQRVLPLTPGQATPVLTGGLIPPGTDGVLRQEHALADGNTLRPDPKIFNRGCPAPGADIRRAGEELSANSTALPAGTPITARHLGALATLGLDTLTVTARPTVAIAYTGNEIITSGLPGPGQVRDAYSMAFPHIIENLGASVSSICRLPDSKTQLTNWLTTTGADLLLITGGSSTSTADWVRRALADLGASYLFESVTIRPGHPALAARLPAKSNPTSPLVLGLPGNPLAAYTALYSYLPPWLTGATGAPLAELAEGVLTHPVPGYRKHDLRLLPATLTTTPEGRKLTPLPKTQSHMLTSFATADALALIPPDGAASGQAVSYLTLPS
- the modA gene encoding molybdate ABC transporter substrate-binding protein, translated to MRRLSTLLVPLLLGLTACGGAASSPQGQDAEVQLFAAASLGAVGDELIAAYRQENPQVSITATYAGSSQLVTQMVEGTTPDLLITADSTTMDQALEKVEELAAATPETIATNALVLATAPGNPAAIDSLDDLAAPGVLTAICAEQVPCGRLAHQELTRQGVAPATSTEEANVSAVATKVATGQVDAGFIYSTDATAISATDDITVITLPQVERNAYPLALTSSGQGKESAQNFANWLTTSGAAAQILTDYGFEPA